One window of candidate division WOR-3 bacterium genomic DNA carries:
- the rplX gene encoding 50S ribosomal protein L24, with protein sequence MARKIKKGDQVMVISGDDRGKIGKVIKVLPEKERVIVEGVNIVKRHRRFISADRPHGIVEMPAPIHISNVSLLCPNCGKKTRVGFRFEGEKKVRYCKKCNETIDKV encoded by the coding sequence GCAAGGAAAATCAAAAAAGGTGACCAGGTCATGGTTATATCAGGAGACGATAGAGGAAAAATTGGTAAAGTTATTAAGGTTTTACCGGAAAAAGAAAGAGTAATAGTAGAGGGTGTAAATATAGTAAAAAGGCATAGAAGGTTTATAAGTGCTGATAGACCCCATGGAATAGTTGAAATGCCTGCACCCATTCATATATCAAATGTCTCACTTTTATGCCCTAATTGTGGAAAAAAAACAAGAGTGGGATTTAGGTTTGAAGGAGAAAAAAAAGTTAGATACTGTAAAAAATGTAATGAAACAATAGATAAGGTGTAA
- the rplE gene encoding 50S ribosomal protein L5 encodes MARLLEHYRKNVIPKLMKEFKYKNPFEVPRIEKVVVNVGYGEAVNDPKLIEIIQKEVANITGQWPSIRRAKKHVAAYKLRKGMPIGVKVTLRGKRAYEFIDRTITFALPRVRDFRGLKRNSFDGRGNYNFGLEEYIVFPEVDIDKVKVNFGMDIAIVTTAKTDYEALRLLEELGFPFERKKEVKSGKKG; translated from the coding sequence ATGGCAAGATTACTTGAACATTATAGAAAAAATGTGATACCAAAGTTAATGAAGGAATTCAAATATAAAAATCCCTTTGAGGTTCCAAGAATTGAAAAAGTAGTTGTTAATGTGGGATATGGGGAAGCAGTAAACGATCCAAAATTAATAGAGATAATTCAGAAGGAAGTGGCTAATATTACAGGACAATGGCCAAGTATAAGAAGAGCCAAAAAACATGTTGCAGCTTATAAGTTAAGAAAAGGAATGCCCATAGGAGTTAAGGTAACGTTAAGAGGAAAAAGGGCTTATGAATTTATTGACAGAACAATAACCTTTGCCTTACCGAGGGTGAGAGATTTTAGAGGTTTAAAAAGAAATTCATTTGATGGAAGAGGAAACTACAATTTTGGGCTCGAGGAGTATATAGTTTTTCCAGAGGTTGATATAGATAAGGTAAAAGTAAATTTCGGTATGGATATAGCAATTGTAACAACCGCAAAAACTGATTATGAAGCTTTAAGGCTTCTTGAAGAACTTGGATTCCCCTTTGAAAGAAAAAAGGAGGTAAAAAGTGGCAAGAAAGGCTAA
- a CDS encoding type Z 30S ribosomal protein S14, which translates to MARKAKVMRWLMYEPKFKVRYRNRCKICGRPRGYLRKFGICRICFRELAVQGLIPGVKKASW; encoded by the coding sequence GTGGCAAGAAAGGCTAAAGTTATGCGATGGCTTATGTATGAACCAAAATTTAAAGTAAGGTACAGAAATAGATGCAAAATTTGTGGAAGACCAAGAGGATACCTGCGGAAATTCGGTATTTGCAGAATATGCTTCAGAGAATTAGCTGTTCAGGGTTTAATTCCCGGAGTAAAAAAGGCAAGCTGGTAA